Proteins from a genomic interval of Bacteroidia bacterium:
- a CDS encoding aminoacyl-histidine dipeptidase — protein sequence MKTINQLKPVEVFTQFNDILKVPRPSKKEEKIILFLLDFAKKHKLTAKKDSVGNVLITKPATKGFEKKQTVVLQSHLDMVCEKNSNSKHDFDKDPINAVVDGEWITAKGTTLGADDGIGMAAQLALLASKTVQHSKIECLFTVDEETGLTGAFALKPGFFTGKILLNLDSEDEGELFIGCAGGRDSVATLKFENKKTPGKQVALKINISGLTGGHSGDDIHKGYANSVKIATRFLWQINENYGIRLSSFEGGNLRNAIAREASAVFVVTSELPKKIIGDFELFSAAVKSEYALTEPNMTLTIELCEKPQYVIDRKSQFRLLNALYACPHGVIAWSQEMPGLVETSTNLASIKSISKNKIEITTSQRSSVESAKTDIVNMVSSVFKMAGFNVKNSNGYPGWKPNTNSKILNISKSSYNKLFGKYPIVRAIHACLECVLFLEKYPELDMISFGPTLR from the coding sequence ATGAAAACTATTAACCAGCTAAAACCTGTTGAAGTATTTACACAGTTTAATGATATTTTAAAAGTTCCCAGACCTTCAAAAAAAGAAGAAAAAATTATTTTGTTTTTGCTCGATTTTGCAAAAAAACATAAACTTACAGCAAAAAAAGACAGTGTTGGAAATGTATTGATTACAAAACCAGCAACAAAAGGATTTGAAAAAAAGCAAACCGTAGTTTTACAAAGTCACTTAGATATGGTTTGTGAAAAAAACAGTAACAGTAAGCACGATTTTGATAAAGATCCTATCAATGCTGTTGTTGATGGCGAATGGATAACAGCAAAGGGAACAACACTAGGTGCCGATGATGGCATTGGTATGGCAGCACAACTAGCTTTACTTGCATCAAAAACAGTACAACACAGTAAAATTGAGTGTTTATTCACAGTTGATGAAGAAACAGGATTAACCGGTGCATTTGCTTTAAAACCCGGATTCTTTACGGGTAAAATATTATTAAATCTTGATTCGGAAGATGAAGGTGAATTATTTATTGGCTGTGCAGGTGGAAGAGATTCAGTTGCAACATTAAAATTTGAAAATAAAAAAACACCTGGAAAACAGGTTGCACTAAAAATTAATATAAGTGGATTAACTGGTGGTCATTCAGGTGATGATATTCATAAAGGTTATGCTAACTCTGTAAAAATTGCAACAAGATTTTTATGGCAAATAAATGAAAATTATGGAATACGACTCTCCTCTTTTGAAGGTGGAAATTTAAGAAATGCCATTGCACGTGAAGCATCTGCAGTATTCGTTGTTACAAGTGAATTACCAAAAAAAATCATTGGCGATTTTGAATTATTTTCAGCAGCTGTAAAAAGCGAATACGCTTTAACAGAGCCTAACATGACATTAACTATAGAGCTTTGCGAAAAACCACAATATGTAATCGACCGTAAATCGCAATTCAGATTATTAAATGCTTTATATGCATGTCCTCACGGAGTAATTGCATGGAGTCAGGAAATGCCAGGGTTAGTTGAGACTTCAACAAATCTGGCTTCTATTAAATCCATTTCAAAAAATAAAATAGAAATAACCACTAGTCAGAGAAGCTCTGTAGAATCAGCAAAAACAGATATAGTAAACATGGTTTCCAGTGTATTTAAAATGGCTGGTTTTAATGTAAAAAATTCAAACGGTTATCCTGGCTGGAAACCAAATACTAACAGTAAAATTTTAAATATTAGTAAATCTTCTTACAATAAACTTTTTGGAAAATATCCTATAGTT
- the cls gene encoding cardiolipin synthase has product MIFLNTIFQDIWHYTIYWYEYALLLIGIIVILFLIVQNRDPNRTLAWILAILLIPAAGIILFYFFGKNYRKKRIFTKKEIADFRQTEKLIAWQSEHLLDDLDISNSKILSKAGIIRLLLNNSKALLTSMNKVTILNNGDETFPAIFEALQNAKHHIHLEYYMIEEDTIGEKLKKILIQKAKEGVEIRLIYDDVGSWSLSDEYVEELTNAGVQANAFIPVRFPRFAQKINFRNHRKIIIIDGKTGFVGGLNFADRYMYGAPDIGFWRDTHLKLEGTAVGSLQVVFLTDWHFTSDKLLNDSKYFPVYESCEKCFVQIATSGPDSDWDSIMQTYFYAISTAKDYLYISTPYFIPNESILTAIKTVALSGVDVRIILPSRSDSKLTYYGSMSYLKELLEADVHIYMYNKGFTHSKVLIVDDVFSSVGTANMDLRSFDQNFEVNALIYDEKVATKLKESFMEDLSYCELLSLEEYSKRSISRRIAEGIARIFSPIL; this is encoded by the coding sequence ATGATTTTTTTAAATACAATATTCCAAGATATCTGGCACTATACTATTTATTGGTACGAATATGCTCTTTTACTTATTGGAATTATTGTTATTTTATTTTTAATTGTACAAAACAGAGATCCAAACCGAACATTAGCATGGATTTTAGCTATACTACTTATACCAGCAGCAGGAATTATTCTCTTCTATTTCTTTGGAAAAAATTATCGTAAAAAAAGAATATTTACGAAAAAAGAAATAGCAGACTTCAGACAAACAGAGAAGCTTATTGCATGGCAATCTGAGCACTTACTTGATGACTTAGACATTTCAAATTCTAAGATTTTATCAAAAGCAGGAATAATTAGGTTGCTTTTAAATAATAGTAAAGCATTATTAACCAGCATGAATAAAGTAACCATTTTAAATAATGGTGATGAAACTTTTCCTGCAATTTTTGAAGCTTTACAAAATGCAAAACATCATATTCACCTAGAGTATTATATGATTGAAGAAGATACTATTGGTGAAAAACTTAAAAAAATATTAATACAAAAAGCAAAAGAAGGTGTAGAAATACGATTAATTTATGATGATGTAGGGTCATGGAGCCTTAGTGATGAATATGTAGAAGAACTTACAAATGCCGGAGTACAGGCTAATGCATTTATACCTGTAAGATTCCCAAGATTTGCTCAAAAAATAAATTTCAGAAACCATAGAAAAATAATAATTATAGATGGGAAAACCGGGTTTGTTGGTGGTTTAAATTTCGCTGATCGTTATATGTACGGCGCTCCGGATATAGGTTTTTGGCGTGATACTCACTTAAAATTAGAAGGCACTGCTGTTGGTAGTTTGCAAGTTGTTTTTCTTACCGACTGGCATTTTACATCAGATAAATTATTAAATGATTCAAAATATTTTCCGGTATATGAATCATGCGAAAAATGTTTTGTACAAATAGCTACAAGTGGACCCGACTCAGATTGGGACAGTATAATGCAAACTTATTTTTATGCTATATCAACTGCCAAAGATTATTTATACATATCAACCCCCTATTTTATTCCAAACGAAAGTATTTTAACTGCAATAAAAACAGTTGCATTAAGTGGTGTAGATGTAAGAATTATATTACCAAGTCGCTCCGATTCTAAATTAACGTACTATGGTTCTATGTCTTACCTCAAGGAATTGCTCGAGGCAGATGTTCACATTTATATGTATAACAAAGGATTTACACATAGTAAAGTTTTAATTGTTGACGATGTATTTAGTTCTGTTGGTACGGCAAATATGGATTTAAGAAGCTTTGACCAAAACTTTGAAGTAAACGCTCTTATTTATGATGAAAAAGTTGCAACTAAACTAAAGGAATCGTTTATGGAAGATTTGTCTTATTGTGAATTATTAAGTTTAGAAGAATACTCTAAACGCTCAATTTCCAGAAGAATTGCAGAAGGCATTGCCAGAATTTTTAGTCCTATTTTGTAA
- a CDS encoding DUF4301 family protein, whose product MFTKEDLNQMKQLGINPKVAEKQIEFFKSGFPFVELDRPAIDKDGIKVFSEKEIAELTKLYDKNTENENIVKFVPASGAATRMFKDLFSFMDEWTGSVDIENDKKFSMVLEFFEKLPQFAFYNELSEVLKKEYNLNIEEEFKQDNYISIISALLTQKGLNYSNLPKALLSFHSYKNEVRTSFEEHLAEGAKYAVSANNNVNIHFTVTPEHLAIFKALVKKVQSKYEKLFNVIFHISYSIQKSSTDTIAVKLDNEPFRSADKKLLFRPGGHGALIENLNEIDASIIFIKNIDNVVPDHLKKQTVIYKKTIGGLLIKVRDQIFDFLLRINNGENSDNFVKEICQFYKKYFFVELKISKDKSKILEEIKSILNRPIRICGMVKNLGEPGGGPYWVKSANGNSSLQIIESSQIDYSNKIQLDTFKKASHFNPVDLVCAVKDFNGKKFNLTEFIDPDTGFISKKSKDGMDLKALELPGLWNGAMAYWNTIFVEVPIITFNPVKTVNDLLRNEHQPLEK is encoded by the coding sequence ATGTTTACTAAAGAAGATTTAAATCAGATGAAACAATTGGGTATAAACCCAAAAGTTGCCGAAAAACAAATAGAGTTTTTTAAGAGTGGTTTTCCATTTGTGGAGCTTGACAGACCTGCAATTGACAAGGATGGGATAAAAGTTTTTTCTGAAAAAGAAATAGCTGAACTTACTAAATTATATGATAAAAACACTGAAAACGAAAATATTGTAAAGTTTGTTCCAGCTTCAGGTGCAGCAACTAGAATGTTTAAAGATTTATTCTCATTTATGGATGAATGGACAGGATCTGTTGATATTGAGAATGATAAAAAATTCAGCATGGTACTGGAATTTTTCGAAAAACTGCCACAATTTGCATTTTATAATGAATTGAGTGAAGTTCTAAAAAAAGAGTATAATCTTAATATTGAGGAAGAATTTAAACAAGATAATTATATTAGTATTATTTCTGCGTTGTTAACTCAAAAAGGACTTAATTACAGTAATTTACCTAAAGCTCTACTTAGTTTTCATTCTTATAAAAATGAAGTAAGAACTTCATTTGAAGAACATCTTGCTGAGGGCGCCAAGTATGCTGTTTCTGCAAATAATAATGTAAATATTCATTTTACAGTTACTCCAGAGCATTTGGCAATATTTAAAGCACTTGTAAAAAAAGTTCAGTCAAAATACGAAAAATTGTTTAATGTTATTTTTCATATTAGTTACTCAATTCAAAAATCATCAACTGATACAATAGCTGTAAAGCTTGACAATGAGCCATTTCGTTCTGCAGACAAAAAACTGTTGTTCAGACCTGGTGGGCATGGGGCTTTAATTGAAAATCTTAATGAAATTGATGCTTCAATTATTTTTATAAAGAATATTGATAATGTGGTACCTGATCATTTAAAGAAACAAACTGTAATTTATAAAAAAACAATTGGTGGACTTTTAATAAAAGTAAGAGATCAGATTTTTGATTTTTTATTGAGAATAAATAACGGTGAAAATTCAGATAATTTCGTTAAAGAAATTTGTCAGTTTTATAAGAAATATTTCTTTGTTGAATTAAAAATTTCAAAAGATAAATCGAAAATTTTAGAAGAAATAAAGTCAATTTTAAACCGCCCAATCAGAATTTGTGGCATGGTTAAAAATTTGGGTGAACCCGGAGGAGGTCCATATTGGGTAAAATCAGCGAATGGTAATTCTTCGTTACAAATAATAGAATCTTCTCAAATTGATTATTCTAATAAAATTCAGTTAGATACATTTAAAAAAGCTTCACATTTTAATCCTGTGGATTTAGTTTGTGCAGTGAAAGATTTTAATGGAAAAAAGTTCAATTTAACTGAATTTATTGACCCGGATACAGGCTTTATTTCAAAAAAATCAAAGGATGGAATGGATTTAAAAGCGTTAGAATTACCCGGACTTTGGAATGGAGCAATGGCATATTGGAATACCATTTTTGTGGAGGTTCCAATCATAACTTTTAACCCTGTAAAAACAGTAAACGATTTGTTAAGAAACGAGCATCAACCTTTGGAGAAATAA
- a CDS encoding insulinase family protein produces the protein MKNSILIINLFCFIAMTGYSQTLNHGFKLIEKRFVKEVNADCYYYEHVKSGAKLLKIASTDENKTFGITFKTLPTTDNGVAHILEHSVLNGSKSFPVKSPFDILGKGSLNTYLNAGTSRDATEYPFASMNDKDYFNLMYVYLDAVFNPLIYTEPRILQQEGWHYELTDKDAPIVYKGVVYNEMKGAFSSPQRELLYQNLKNSFPDNAYGCESGGLPSAITTLTQTQFVDFHKKFYHPENSYIILYGNADINKELEFIDSKYLSNYTRTGGKIIITDQKPFSAPKEATAFFPVLEGASTTDQTYISLNFVTGRGADYTLRLALSIICEVLVNQESAPIRVALQKAGIGKDVSAYVQDFNQNLLSFNVQNANPQDKQKFKEIVISTLNDAINKGIDKEEILGVLNRYEFQLREGSDAQKGISYMDNIKMGWLFEDNPFKGLEYEQQLTELKKALSTNYLEHIIKENILNNQHSVLVSLEPKPGLEKERNINIENELKAYKAKLSNEQIEALIKETNDLIAFQKSEDSPKALESIPMLSLSDIDKKAAFFSCQEKNIGGTKVLFHEEFTNGIEYVNLNFDLRVLPKELIPYASLLSDILCMVNTEKYSYGDLNRFLNINTGGFSTSLSTYLESNDDNKLIPVFKLNSKIMNSKTNKLFELIEEVILKSKFTDNERIKEVLTRLQSQTEASFKRNGYNVAARRLPSYYSNEGMFNELTNGLEYYWFLTDITKNFDSNAETIKNNLLKVSKLLFVKDNMMSTVTCSKEDFEKYSNALTLFTKVLPTEKPVYNSWQFKFENKNEGILTTSKVQFVMTGYDFKKLGYKWNGNMRVLSQVLSSDYLHNQVRVIGGAYGGRCSFSIDGMVSFGSYRDPNLKSTFDVYNKIPEYLNNFSADEKSMTRYIIGTISDMDSPLTLQQKGNIAFSYHLRKRTMEDVQKDRDDILSAKPEDIKAYSKMIQDILNQKAICVFGNTDKINAEKESFNKLIKIEAQ, from the coding sequence ATGAAAAACTCAATTTTAATTATTAATTTATTTTGTTTTATTGCAATGACAGGATATAGCCAGACTTTAAATCACGGTTTTAAATTAATCGAAAAAAGATTTGTAAAAGAAGTAAATGCAGATTGTTATTATTATGAACATGTTAAGAGTGGAGCAAAACTTTTAAAAATTGCTTCAACTGATGAGAATAAAACATTTGGAATAACTTTTAAAACACTTCCTACAACTGATAATGGTGTAGCTCATATTTTAGAACATTCTGTACTTAATGGTTCCAAAAGTTTTCCTGTAAAAAGTCCATTTGACATTTTGGGCAAAGGATCATTAAATACATATTTAAATGCCGGTACTTCTAGAGATGCAACAGAGTACCCTTTTGCCAGTATGAATGATAAAGATTATTTTAATTTAATGTATGTATATCTTGATGCTGTATTTAATCCATTAATTTATACAGAACCAAGAATATTACAACAAGAAGGATGGCATTATGAACTTACTGATAAGGATGCTCCTATTGTATATAAAGGTGTTGTTTATAACGAAATGAAAGGTGCATTTTCGAGCCCTCAGAGAGAACTTTTGTATCAGAATTTAAAAAATTCATTTCCTGATAATGCTTATGGCTGTGAATCTGGTGGACTACCATCAGCAATTACAACATTAACACAAACTCAATTTGTTGATTTTCATAAGAAATTTTATCATCCCGAGAATTCTTACATTATCCTTTATGGTAATGCTGATATTAATAAAGAGCTTGAATTTATTGATAGTAAATATCTTTCTAATTATACACGCACAGGAGGTAAGATAATAATTACAGATCAGAAACCATTTAGTGCACCTAAAGAAGCAACAGCGTTTTTTCCTGTATTGGAGGGAGCTTCAACAACTGATCAGACATATATATCTTTGAATTTTGTTACAGGTCGTGGTGCTGATTATACACTTCGCTTAGCTTTAAGTATTATTTGTGAAGTATTGGTAAATCAGGAATCTGCTCCAATTAGAGTTGCATTGCAAAAAGCTGGTATTGGAAAAGATGTTTCAGCTTATGTTCAGGATTTTAATCAGAATTTATTAAGTTTTAATGTTCAGAATGCAAATCCACAGGACAAACAGAAATTTAAAGAAATTGTAATAAGTACATTAAATGATGCTATAAACAAAGGCATTGATAAAGAAGAAATTCTTGGTGTATTAAATCGTTACGAGTTTCAATTACGTGAAGGTAGCGATGCACAAAAAGGAATTTCATATATGGATAATATTAAAATGGGTTGGTTATTTGAAGATAATCCATTTAAAGGTCTTGAATACGAACAACAATTAACTGAATTAAAAAAAGCTTTATCTACTAATTATTTAGAACACATTATAAAAGAAAATATTTTAAATAACCAACATTCAGTTCTTGTTAGTCTGGAACCAAAACCAGGACTGGAAAAAGAAAGGAATATTAATATTGAGAATGAGTTAAAAGCTTATAAAGCTAAATTAAGTAACGAACAAATTGAAGCATTAATAAAAGAAACAAATGATCTTATTGCTTTTCAAAAATCTGAGGATAGTCCAAAAGCTTTAGAATCTATACCAATGTTATCGCTATCGGATATCGACAAAAAAGCGGCATTTTTTAGTTGTCAAGAAAAAAATATAGGTGGAACAAAAGTGCTATTTCATGAAGAGTTTACAAACGGGATTGAATATGTGAATTTAAACTTCGATTTGAGAGTTTTACCAAAAGAATTGATTCCTTATGCATCTCTGTTATCTGATATTTTATGTATGGTTAATACAGAAAAATACAGTTATGGTGATCTAAATCGTTTTTTAAATATTAATACAGGAGGTTTCAGTACTTCATTAAGTACTTATCTTGAGAGTAATGATGACAATAAGTTGATTCCTGTTTTTAAACTGAATTCAAAAATAATGAACTCAAAAACTAATAAATTGTTTGAGTTAATAGAAGAGGTTATTCTAAAATCAAAATTTACCGACAATGAAAGAATTAAAGAGGTTTTAACTCGCTTACAATCTCAAACAGAAGCATCTTTTAAACGTAATGGGTATAATGTTGCCGCCAGACGTTTACCATCGTATTATAGTAATGAGGGAATGTTTAATGAGTTAACTAATGGACTAGAGTATTATTGGTTTTTAACAGATATAACAAAGAATTTTGACAGTAATGCTGAAACTATAAAGAATAATCTTTTAAAAGTATCTAAACTACTATTTGTTAAAGACAATATGATGTCAACTGTAACATGTAGCAAAGAAGATTTTGAAAAATATTCTAATGCTTTAACTTTATTTACAAAAGTACTTCCTACAGAAAAGCCGGTTTATAATTCATGGCAATTTAAATTTGAAAATAAGAATGAAGGGATACTTACAACTTCAAAAGTGCAATTTGTTATGACCGGATATGATTTTAAGAAACTCGGATATAAATGGAATGGCAATATGCGTGTTTTATCACAGGTTTTATCATCAGATTATTTACATAATCAGGTTCGTGTAATTGGTGGTGCATATGGGGGAAGATGCAGTTTCTCAATTGACGGCATGGTTTCCTTTGGTTCGTACAGAGATCCTAATTTAAAATCAACATTTGATGTTTATAATAAAATACCTGAATATTTAAACAATTTTAGTGCTGACGAAAAGTCTATGACACGTTATATTATTGGTACTATATCTGATATGGACTCACCATTAACACTTCAGCAAAAAGGAAATATTGCGTTTTCATATCATTTAAGAAAACGTACAATGGAAGATGTTCAAAAAGACAGAGATGATATTTTATCTGCAAAGCCCGAAGATATTAAGGCTTATTCTAAAATGATTCAGGATATTTTGAATCAGAAGGCAATATGTGTTTTTGGAAATACTGATAAAATTAATGCTGAAAAAGAAAGTTTTAATAAGCTTATTAAAATAGAAGCACAGTAA
- a CDS encoding TonB-dependent receptor has product MYRIILTTAIVLSTLQFSFSQGRPQMEGFSGEITGKLIENASGKPMEYGNISVYSMRDSTLAGGSISDAKGFFIVDKLKPGFYKVKIDFIGYDRFVTTAKVNPQTPSVNLGTIKLKPASTQLSEVVVSSEKPLVEFSLDKKVINVDKNIVTAGGSATDILRNTPSVSVDMDGNVSLRGSTNLTILVDGRPSMLSGADKAAILEQIPANTIETIELITNPSAKYDPEGMAGIINIKTKKEKRDGTNGLVTLNYGTWEKYGASLNLNRRTGKFNLYANYDYKNNDRNGKRSHDRFFYMNDTIASIYDINSTNKSKNESHSFKGGIDYNINPMNSLTLSGSYRMGKRPGDDYSLNKIYDYTNSLVKDYKRDEISDDDNNNIDFALGFKRKFELKDRELTSDLYYSKNDHNETNNYLQENYLPLEITPEQRSNNIGNNSNITFQSDYLTPINEKTKFGAGVKYMMRTTDDDYKFEEYDTLSYDTINNFAVQDFVNNTNLSNRFKYTDQVYAGYATYSMEWKKFSFQAGLRAEQTYQFGEQKTMDKDFTNDYFSLFPSAHTSYSLPKENKLQISYSRRINRPSIHSMNPFIDASDPLTLHTGNPYLKPEYINSYELGHIKDWKKISLTSSVFYKQTDNVVSRFRIIDTTGVITVMPINVNKATSYGFDFVISTSPVKFLRLSGDFSWFKTTLDGSNLDTDLTNSIFSYNGKFNASFYLPKNFSAQINCMFEGPSVQAQAIRKEFYTVDAGIKKDFKNKKISLSLRVSDIFNTMSFRIVTEDPSLKANMEFKRESRVAYFTLTYRINDGVKQKERKNQEMNGGGGEIDMGE; this is encoded by the coding sequence ATGTATAGAATTATACTTACTACAGCTATTGTATTATCAACTTTACAATTTTCGTTTTCTCAGGGAAGGCCTCAGATGGAAGGATTTAGTGGCGAAATCACAGGGAAATTAATAGAAAATGCATCAGGTAAGCCAATGGAATATGGAAATATCTCAGTTTATTCCATGCGTGACTCAACCTTAGCCGGAGGTTCAATCTCCGATGCAAAAGGATTTTTTATAGTAGATAAACTAAAACCCGGGTTTTATAAAGTTAAAATTGACTTTATAGGATATGATAGATTTGTAACAACGGCAAAAGTAAATCCACAAACACCTTCGGTTAATTTAGGCACAATAAAATTAAAACCAGCCTCTACTCAGCTAAGTGAGGTTGTGGTAAGTAGCGAAAAGCCTCTGGTAGAGTTTTCATTAGATAAAAAGGTGATTAATGTTGATAAAAACATTGTAACCGCTGGTGGTTCTGCAACTGATATTTTAAGAAATACACCATCTGTTTCAGTAGATATGGATGGAAATGTAAGTTTAAGAGGAAGCACAAATTTAACTATACTTGTTGATGGAAGACCTTCAATGCTTTCTGGTGCAGATAAAGCAGCCATTTTAGAACAAATACCTGCAAATACAATTGAAACAATAGAACTTATTACAAACCCTTCTGCAAAATATGACCCTGAAGGAATGGCTGGCATAATAAATATTAAAACTAAAAAAGAAAAACGTGACGGAACTAACGGTTTAGTTACACTTAATTATGGAACTTGGGAAAAATATGGAGCATCATTAAATTTAAACAGAAGAACAGGAAAATTTAATCTATATGCCAATTACGACTATAAGAATAACGATAGAAATGGTAAAAGATCGCATGATAGATTTTTTTACATGAATGATACCATTGCTTCAATTTATGATATAAATTCTACTAATAAATCTAAAAACGAGTCACATTCATTTAAAGGTGGTATTGATTATAACATTAATCCCATGAACAGCCTGACTCTATCTGGTAGTTACAGAATGGGAAAACGACCAGGTGACGATTATAGTTTAAATAAGATTTATGACTATACAAATAGTTTAGTAAAAGACTATAAACGTGATGAAATTTCTGATGATGATAATAATAATATTGATTTTGCTTTAGGATTTAAAAGAAAATTTGAACTAAAAGACAGAGAGTTAACCTCTGATTTATATTATTCAAAAAACGATCATAACGAAACAAACAATTATTTACAGGAAAATTATTTGCCCCTTGAAATCACGCCGGAACAAAGATCAAATAATATTGGAAATAATTCTAATATTACTTTTCAATCTGATTATTTAACACCAATAAATGAAAAAACAAAGTTTGGTGCTGGCGTAAAGTATATGATGAGAACTACTGATGACGATTACAAATTTGAAGAATATGATACACTTTCGTATGACACAATAAATAACTTTGCAGTTCAGGATTTTGTAAACAATACTAATCTTTCAAACCGTTTTAAATATACAGATCAGGTGTACGCAGGCTATGCAACTTATTCGATGGAATGGAAGAAATTCAGCTTTCAGGCAGGTTTAAGAGCAGAACAGACATATCAGTTTGGTGAACAAAAAACGATGGATAAAGATTTTACAAATGATTATTTTAGTTTATTTCCAAGTGCACATACTAGTTATTCCTTACCCAAAGAAAACAAATTGCAAATAAGTTATAGCAGAAGAATTAATCGCCCTTCTATTCATTCAATGAATCCATTTATAGATGCTTCAGACCCATTAACTTTACATACTGGTAATCCATATTTAAAACCCGAATATATCAACTCATATGAACTGGGTCATATAAAAGACTGGAAAAAAATATCACTAACATCATCTGTTTTTTATAAGCAAACTGATAATGTTGTTAGCCGTTTCAGAATTATTGATACAACAGGAGTTATAACAGTTATGCCAATAAACGTTAATAAAGCAACTTCATACGGTTTTGACTTTGTAATTTCAACTAGTCCTGTTAAATTCCTGAGATTATCTGGTGATTTCTCATGGTTTAAAACAACATTGGATGGAAGTAATCTTGATACTGATTTAACTAATTCCATTTTTAGTTATAATGGAAAATTTAATGCATCATTTTATCTTCCTAAAAATTTCTCGGCACAAATAAATTGTATGTTTGAAGGTCCTTCTGTACAAGCTCAGGCAATCAGAAAAGAGTTTTATACTGTTGACGCAGGTATAAAAAAAGATTTTAAAAACAAAAAAATATCATTATCACTAAGAGTTAGTGATATATTTAATACAATGAGTTTTAGAATAGTTACAGAGGATCCAAGTTTAAAAGCAAATATGGAATTTAAACGCGAAAGCCGGGTAGCTTACTTTACTTTAACATACAGAATAAATGATGGAGTTAAACAAAAAGAACGCAAAAATCAGGAAATGAATGGTGGTGGAGGTGAAATTGATATGGGAGAATAA
- a CDS encoding DUF1801 domain-containing protein has protein sequence METIKYNNVEEYITTFPADTQILLIKLRATIKKAAPEAEEVISYNMPAFKHKGILVYFAAYKNHIGFYPTSSGIKAFQNELSEYHVTKGTIQFTLNKPLPIALVTKIVKFRLKENNEKLIARIKKR, from the coding sequence ATGGAAACTATTAAATATAACAATGTAGAAGAATATATAACAACTTTTCCTGCTGATACCCAAATTCTATTAATTAAACTTAGAGCTACAATTAAAAAGGCTGCACCTGAAGCAGAAGAAGTAATAAGTTACAATATGCCGGCCTTTAAACACAAAGGCATATTAGTTTATTTTGCTGCATATAAAAACCATATTGGTTTTTACCCTACTTCATCAGGAATTAAAGCATTTCAAAATGAGCTTTCTGAATATCATGTAACAAAGGGTACAATTCAGTTTACATTAAATAAACCTTTACCAATCGCGCTTGTTACAAAAATTGTAAAATTCAGACTTAAGGAAAATAACGAAAAATTAATTGCAAGAATTAAGAAAAGATAA
- a CDS encoding phosphatase PAP2 family protein, with protein MYFSSISNNWIAAFKIKPFKFRVLITIPVLIILLVFITKFLTFNEYRKGIVISDPLLNLLTPVNLSAFTFGLTYFSVLFVIILLLPKPRVALITLNAYMLILIFRIITMYIFPLEPPVGIIPLKDVLLESSFYSGRANLKDLFFSGHTATIFLFFLVSENRWIKLIFILLTIIIASCVLLQHVHFTIDVIFAPFFSWLCYKLAQKLNRY; from the coding sequence ATGTATTTTTCTTCAATTTCAAATAATTGGATAGCTGCATTTAAAATAAAACCTTTTAAATTTAGGGTATTAATTACAATTCCGGTTTTAATTATACTTCTGGTTTTTATTACAAAATTTCTGACTTTTAATGAATACCGAAAAGGTATTGTTATAAGTGACCCTCTTTTAAATTTATTAACCCCAGTTAATTTATCGGCTTTTACTTTCGGGCTTACTTATTTTTCAGTGTTATTTGTTATAATTTTATTGCTTCCAAAACCCAGAGTGGCATTAATTACCTTAAATGCTTATATGTTGATTCTTATTTTCAGAATTATCACAATGTATATTTTTCCACTTGAGCCACCGGTTGGAATAATACCATTAAAAGATGTTTTACTCGAAAGTTCATTTTACTCGGGCAGGGCAAATCTTAAGGATTTATTTTTTTCTGGTCATACTGCAACAATTTTTCTTTTTTTTCTTGTCTCCGAGAATAGATGGATTAAGTTGATATTTATTTTGTTAACTATTATTATTGCATCTTGTGTTTTGTTGCAGCATGTACATTTTACAATTGATGTAATTTTTGCACCGTTTTTTTCATGGCTTTGTTATAAATTAGCACAGAAATTAAATAGGTATTAA